The Asterias rubens chromosome 16, eAstRub1.3, whole genome shotgun sequence region atacttcaggtaCCGTTTGAAATCCTCCACGTAGACTCCTTTTGAAATGAGCTGATTGGACGCCAACACCTTCCCGTCCGGACCAATCACGGACTTCTCGAATGTGTCTTCAATGAAGTACCCGGAGCTCGTATAGCATATGGTTGAGTTGGTGGTAACGTTGGGGCAGTTCTTGGCGATGATGACTTTTATATGGACAAAGTCTGACACTGCTCTCTCGATAGGGTCTCGCATGATCATGATGAGCTTGGTGTTGGGTAAGGTCTCATTGATCATCGAAGGTACCTTCGGGTAGTGACAATACTCCGGTGTCTTCTCCATTGATATCTGCTTCGTGGTCGAGTAGATCATTTGACTCTTGTAGTATTCCAACCCTTTTTGGTACTCGGTACGGGATGTGAAGAACTTCAACTCTTTCTGGGTGAAGGCGATATCTGGATGGTAGCTGATGAAATCTCGCAAGGTGGTTGTCCCGCCCTTTTTAACACCAAATATCATGGCGTCGGGAAGGCGTTGTTGGCAGCCATTTTCTATAAGTGTTGATGCTGGATGCATTTTAACGATTCCTCTTTCAATTGTTGTATAACTGTAGCAGCATCTTTCGCATGAGCCATTTACTAGTGGCATAGGTGGCCTTTTCATCAGTTTGCGAACAATTTTGGTCCCGTTGCGctcagctttgtgtttgtttttgattgGTTTCTTTTTATCCGCGTGAAACAAAACTTTGTCAGTTTTGTGTGCAACGATACCCTGTTTGGAACCTTTATTTGCAGCGCCCCCATTGATAAGGTTGTTTGAAACGTCATCGTTCATCAACTTCATGGGATAAGCTTGAAAGTGTCTCTGACCAGCAAGGTTGTAGCCTGACTCCTCTGACTGGTACCCGGTACGAGGCCCCAGCCAGTTGGTAACCCGGAGCAAGGATTCACTTTTACCGTACATCCCCAATGAGAACAGCACCGTAAGTGACAGAAGACCCATGAGGAGAAAGTTCCTACGAAACAAACGACGTCTCAGTGAAACAATGGCATCCATTATTGGTTTGATAAAAGAGGGTGTGGCTATACTGCCTCGCTTCTCGAGATGTAAATCTCCTCCTGTACGTGGTCAGCTTCCAATAAGATTGTAACCTTTGGCAAGGGCGTGAATGGTTTTTCTGTCCATACCAAACCGGAATACACTGTACAGCTGATGTACTGGTATGGTTCCTCGACGAATGAGATTACACTGCTTTGCTGTGGGAGAAAGACAGGTATACATTACattagtttattttgttaaaaccgTAGTTTGTCTAATTTCGAGTTCCTCAAAAGCCACACCAAATGGTGATTtagatccaaaccggaccttcctcagaggcataaaacaagtacaaacgaATACATATccatatatattatatttattgaccaaacaaacaacggacgagccgccaattacaggaaaggataatacacaaattaaaaatattcatatagactatataaaataatatgtatgtacaaagataacaattaaaatagaaaacattaaaattaaatttaaaatgtacgTATGTTTAATAATGAAGCTATAGAGATGGTTTAGAAAATCTGAGTAGCCCtatggcggtctccctattttgtcagaaGCCATCTGTAGCAGTATGCCAATAGCAGACTGATACAAGTCTTTATTTCTCACCATGCATCACCTTACAACACGGCTGCTCACATCTTGAATAAAGCTCGACTATAGCCTCTAACATAATAAGATGTTTTATATTCTTTACATTACAACTGCTAGCTGCGGTGTAGCCAGGTATCACATCCAGATGTACGTTGCAActgtggtaagacatctgctctagcaatacaaaggtcgAGGGTTCAACTCCAaattgcctgtggatttgttttccaCAGAAAGGAAAGTACTAAATacatacacatcggtgtaagggtaaaaacaaatacagtttaaggtaaccagccaaaaataCAAACTCTTATGTACAATtgtgtgactggtgtcctgttGATTGGTGCTCTGCTGAGCAGTAGTAATCAATAATTCATGTACGGAGCTCGATGAAATCATAGCAGATTTGCAGTTCTAACTTACCACCGAATAAGACAAGAAATAAACATCGGACGCAAGCAGCAAATCAAATGGCAGCCAGTCTCTTCAAAGTTTGTCTGTATACTACACGATACACTACAACTCAGATTGTCGTATCCGATTCATACATCGGCAACTTAGGCCTTGTACATTGTACTTTTCCCAACATGGCGACTTGGTGTTTGTATTGcatcaaaataaacaactgATGACGCCAAACTATTCCCTACAATTGCCTTGGATCCACAGTAACTGATAGTGGTACATTTTTCGACGGGTGGCGACTTTGTACGTTGCAAGGTCAGGAGCTACAATTTAATATCAATGTTTTTGTATCGATTGTAAGCACTGTGTATTCAACGCACCTTATATAACGAATACGccaagttgttttctttaaaggtgagggtcataaaacaacaagaaagtatactcaaaaattaataaccataaaaacttactcgaaGAGGCACGTTGACAGAatgaactattttgagaaaggattcccatCAAAGTATTTGGATAATTGTTGACCCCAGGACATTTGAACTCTGAGATCTGCGACCAGGGATgcagttggtacccgctgttTTCACAGCAAGTAGACAGCAAGTATTCAGCGGAAACGTTCACATCTAACTCTTTATAATTTATGCCAATATCTTGGCATGAAGTtgacaagaaaaataaaatacggcCTTAAAGGACCTACCTTTAAACAGTTCAAACTGTCGACAAATGCAGTGCttctggtcttcgacaattaccaagtgtccaggaGTGGATTTC contains the following coding sequences:
- the LOC117300914 gene encoding heparan sulfate glucosamine 3-O-sulfotransferase 1-like, with the translated sequence MDAIVSLRRRLFRRNFLLMGLLSLTVLFSLGMYGKSESLLRVTNWLGPRTGYQSEESGYNLAGQRHFQAYPMKLMNDDVSNNLINGGAANKGSKQGIVAHKTDKVLFHADKKKPIKNKHKAERNGTKIVRKLMKRPPMPLVNGSCERCCYSYTTIERGIVKMHPASTLIENGCQQRLPDAMIFGVKKGGTTTLRDFISYHPDIAFTQKELKFFTSRTEYQKGLEYYKSQMIYSTTKQISMEKTPEYCHYPKVPSMINETLPNTKLIMIMRDPIERAVSDFVHIKVIIAKNCPNVTTNSTICYTSSGYFIEDTFEKSVIGPDGKVLASNQLISKGVYVEDFKRYLKYFKRDRILPLDGNRFVSDPYPTVKAVEKFLNIRDHFKRDHFYFDRLKGFFCLNKPIANNCMKHSKGRLHPEINEETLAKLREYYRPYNKELNELMGLDVHWSS